A window from Tenacibaculum singaporense encodes these proteins:
- a CDS encoding gliding motility-associated C-terminal domain-containing protein produces the protein MSSATATITVDPTSVGGSIAGSTNVCTGTNSTTLTLSGHTGNIIRWESSTDNFTTDTDIANTTTTLTATNLTATTQYRAVVQSGACAEVSSATATITVDPTSVGGSIAGSTNVCTGTNSTTLTLSGHTGNIIRWESSTDNFTTDTDIANTTTTLTATNLTATTQYRAVVQSGACAEVSSATATITVDPTSVGGSIAGSTNVCTGTNSTTLTLSGHTGNIIRWESSTDNFTTDTDIANTTTTLTATNLTATTQYHAVVQSGACAEVSSATATITVDPTSVGGSIAGSTNVCTGTNSTTLTLSGHTGNIIRWESSTDNFTTDTDIANTTTTLTATNLTATTQYRAVVQSGACAEVSSATATITVDPTSVGGSIAGSTNVCTGTNSTTLTLSGHTGNIIRWESSTDNFTTDTDIANTTTTLTATNLTATTQYRAVVQSGACAEVRSATATITVDPTSVGGSIAGSTNVCTGTNSTTLTLSGHTGNIIRWESSTDNFTTDTDIANTTTTLTATNLTATTQYRAVVQSGACAEVSSATATITVDPTSVGGSIAGSTNVCTGTNSTTLTLSGHTGNIIRWESSTDNFTTDTDIANTTTTLTATNLTATTQYRAVVQSGACAEVRSATATITVDPTSVGGSIAGSTNVCTGTNSTTLTLSGHTGNIIRWESSTDNFTTDTDIANTTTTLTATNLTATTQYRAVVQSGACAEVSSATATITVDPTSVGGSIAGSTNVCTGTNSTTLTLSGHTGNIIRWESSTDNFTTDTDIANTTTTLTATNLTATTQYRAVVQSGACAEVRSATATITVDPTSVGGSIAGSTNVCTGTNSTTLTLSGHTGNIIRWESSTDNFTTDTDIANTTTTLTATNLTATTQYRAVVQSGACAEVSSATATITVDPTSVGGSIAGSTNVCTGTNSTTLTLSGHTGNIIRWESSTDNFTTDTDIANTTTTLTATNLTATTQYRAVVQSGACAEVSSATATITVDPTSVGGSIAGSTNVCTGTNSTTLTLSGHTGNIIRWESSTDNFTTDTDIANTTTTLTATNLTATTQYRAVVQSGACAEVRSATATITVDPTSVGGSIAGSTNVCTGTNSTTLTLSGHTGNIIRWESSTDNFTTDTDIANTTTTLTATNLTATTQYRAVVQSGACAEVSSATATITVDPTSVGGSIAGSTNVCTGTNSTTLTLSGHTGNIIRWESSTDNFTTDTDIANTTTTLTATNLTATTQYRAVVQSGACAEVSSATATITVDPTSVGGSIAGSTNVCTGTNSTTLTLSGHTGNIIRWESSTDNFTTDTDIANTTTTLTATNLTATTQYRAVVQSGACAEVRSATATITVDPTSVGGSIAGSTNVCTGTNSTTLTLSGHTGNIIRWESSTDNFTTDTDIANTTTTLTATNLTATTQYRAVVQSGACAEVSSATATITVDPTSVGGSIAGSTNVCTGTNSTTLTLSGHTGNIIRWESSTDNFTTDTDIANTTTTLTATNLTATTQYRAVVQSGACAEVRSATATITVGGVVNLAINDITADNIVNAAEAGTTIPVSGTVGGDFNTGDTVTLTINGNTYTRTVDASGNYSIDVPGSDLAADPDITVEASFLSYATCSANTNHVYDIDTTAPVPTISVDNITADNIINAAEAGTNIPVTGTVGGDFNTGDTVTLTINGNTYTGTVDASGNYSISVPGSELAADPDTTVEASVTTTDIAGNTASATDAHLYNVDTTAPTLSIVIDDITPDNIIDATEAGMNIPVTGTVSGDFNTGDTVTLTINGNTYTGTVDASGNYSISVPGSELAADPDTTVEASVTTIDTTGNTASATDTHLYSLLDSDNDGVPDITDIDDDNDGILDIDEGDGNTDTDEDGIPDSLDSDSDNDGVPDVIEGNDSNSDGVPDSLPSGNDSDGDGLDDTYDTDNGGTPVDIPDNDGDGIPDFQDIDDDNDGINTSDENPGDPDPTTNDALDTDDNGIPDYLDPNTKPCGTPYNIMTPGSDGDNDIFFISCVDRPEYSNNTVEIFNRWGNTVYKASGYNNRDIVFKGISNGRTTINVDEKLPSGTYFYVIDLGDGSKPKVGWLYINR, from the coding sequence GTGAGCTCTGCAACTGCAACTATTACCGTGGATCCTACTTCGGTAGGTGGAAGTATTGCGGGAAGTACCAATGTCTGTACGGGAACCAACTCAACAACACTTACCCTAAGTGGACATACAGGAAACATCATCCGTTGGGAGAGTTCTACCGATAACTTTACCACTGATACCGATATCGCCAATACCACCACTACCTTAACAGCGACCAACCTAACGGCTACCACACAATATCGTGCAGTAGTACAAAGTGGAGCGTGTGCGGAAGTGAGCTCTGCAACTGCAACTATTACCGTGGATCCTACTTCGGTAGGTGGAAGTATTGCGGGAAGTACCAATGTCTGTACGGGAACCAACTCAACAACACTTACCCTAAGTGGACATACAGGAAACATCATCCGTTGGGAGAGTTCTACCGATAACTTTACCACTGATACCGATATCGCCAATACCACCACTACCTTAACAGCGACCAACCTAACGGCTACCACACAATATCGTGCGGTAGTACAAAGTGGAGCGTGTGCGGAAGTGAGCTCTGCAACTGCAACTATTACCGTGGATCCTACTTCGGTAGGTGGAAGTATTGCGGGAAGTACCAATGTCTGTACGGGAACCAACTCAACAACACTTACCCTAAGTGGACATACAGGAAACATCATCCGTTGGGAGAGTTCTACCGATAACTTTACCACTGATACCGATATCGCCAATACCACCACTACCTTAACAGCGACCAACCTAACGGCTACCACACAATATCATGCAGTAGTACAAAGTGGAGCGTGTGCGGAAGTAAGCTCTGCAACTGCAACTATTACCGTGGATCCTACTTCGGTAGGTGGAAGTATTGCGGGAAGTACCAATGTCTGTACGGGAACCAACTCAACAACACTTACCCTAAGTGGACATACAGGAAACATCATCCGTTGGGAGAGTTCTACCGATAACTTTACCACTGATACCGATATCGCCAATACCACCACTACCTTAACAGCGACCAACCTAACGGCTACCACACAATATCGTGCGGTAGTACAAAGTGGAGCGTGTGCGGAAGTGAGCTCTGCAACTGCAACTATTACCGTGGATCCTACTTCGGTAGGTGGAAGTATTGCGGGAAGTACCAATGTCTGTACGGGAACCAACTCAACAACACTTACCCTAAGTGGACATACAGGAAACATCATCCGTTGGGAGAGTTCTACCGATAACTTTACCACTGATACCGATATCGCCAATACCACCACTACCTTAACAGCGACCAACCTAACGGCTACCACACAATATCGTGCAGTAGTACAAAGTGGAGCGTGTGCGGAAGTGAGATCTGCAACTGCAACTATTACCGTGGATCCTACTTCGGTAGGTGGAAGTATTGCGGGAAGTACCAATGTCTGTACGGGAACCAACTCAACAACACTTACCCTAAGTGGACATACAGGAAACATCATCCGTTGGGAGAGTTCTACCGATAACTTTACCACTGATACCGATATCGCCAATACCACCACTACCTTAACAGCGACCAACCTAACGGCTACCACACAATATCGTGCGGTAGTACAAAGTGGAGCGTGTGCGGAAGTGAGCTCTGCAACTGCAACTATTACCGTGGATCCTACTTCGGTAGGTGGAAGTATTGCGGGAAGTACCAATGTCTGTACGGGAACCAACTCAACAACACTTACCCTAAGTGGACATACAGGAAACATCATCCGTTGGGAGAGTTCTACCGATAACTTTACCACTGATACCGATATCGCCAATACCACCACTACCTTAACAGCGACCAACCTAACGGCTACCACACAATATCGTGCAGTAGTACAAAGTGGAGCGTGTGCGGAAGTGAGATCTGCAACTGCAACTATTACCGTGGATCCTACTTCGGTAGGTGGAAGTATTGCGGGAAGTACCAATGTCTGTACGGGAACCAACTCAACAACACTTACCCTAAGTGGACATACAGGAAACATCATCCGTTGGGAGAGTTCTACCGATAACTTTACCACTGATACCGATATCGCCAATACCACCACTACCTTAACAGCGACCAACCTAACGGCTACCACACAATATCGTGCGGTAGTACAAAGTGGAGCGTGTGCGGAAGTGAGCTCTGCAACTGCAACTATTACCGTGGATCCTACTTCGGTAGGTGGAAGTATTGCGGGAAGTACCAATGTCTGTACGGGAACCAACTCAACAACACTTACCCTAAGTGGACATACAGGAAACATCATCCGTTGGGAGAGTTCTACCGATAACTTTACCACTGATACCGATATCGCCAATACCACCACTACCTTAACAGCGACCAACCTAACGGCTACCACACAATATCGTGCAGTAGTACAAAGTGGAGCGTGTGCGGAAGTGAGATCTGCAACTGCAACTATTACCGTGGATCCTACTTCGGTAGGTGGAAGTATTGCGGGAAGTACCAATGTCTGTACGGGAACCAACTCAACAACACTTACCCTAAGTGGACATACAGGAAACATCATCCGTTGGGAGAGTTCTACCGATAACTTTACCACTGATACCGATATCGCCAATACCACCACTACCTTAACAGCGACCAACCTAACGGCTACCACACAATATCGTGCGGTAGTACAAAGTGGAGCGTGTGCGGAAGTGAGCTCTGCAACTGCAACTATTACCGTGGATCCTACTTCGGTAGGTGGAAGTATTGCGGGAAGTACCAATGTCTGTACGGGAACCAACTCAACAACACTTACCCTAAGTGGACATACAGGAAACATCATCCGTTGGGAGAGTTCTACCGATAACTTTACCACTGATACCGATATCGCCAATACCACCACTACCTTAACAGCGACCAACCTAACGGCTACCACACAATATCGTGCAGTAGTACAAAGTGGAGCGTGTGCGGAAGTGAGCTCTGCAACTGCAACTATTACCGTGGATCCTACTTCGGTAGGTGGAAGTATTGCGGGAAGTACCAATGTCTGTACGGGAACCAACTCAACAACACTTACCCTAAGTGGACATACAGGAAACATCATCCGTTGGGAGAGTTCTACCGATAACTTTACCACTGATACCGATATCGCCAATACCACCACTACCTTAACAGCGACCAACCTAACGGCTACCACACAATATCGTGCAGTAGTACAAAGTGGAGCGTGTGCGGAAGTGAGATCTGCAACTGCAACTATTACCGTGGATCCTACTTCGGTAGGTGGAAGTATTGCGGGAAGTACCAATGTCTGTACGGGAACCAACTCAACAACACTTACCCTAAGTGGACATACAGGAAACATCATCCGTTGGGAGAGTTCTACCGATAACTTTACCACTGATACCGATATCGCCAATACCACCACTACCTTAACAGCGACCAACCTAACGGCTACCACACAATATCGTGCGGTAGTACAAAGTGGAGCGTGTGCGGAAGTGAGCTCTGCAACTGCAACTATTACCGTGGATCCTACTTCGGTAGGTGGAAGTATTGCGGGAAGTACCAATGTCTGTACGGGAACCAACTCAACAACACTTACCCTAAGTGGACATACAGGAAACATCATCCGTTGGGAGAGTTCTACCGATAACTTTACCACTGATACCGATATCGCCAATACCACCACTACCTTAACAGCGACCAACCTAACGGCTACCACACAATATCGTGCGGTAGTACAAAGTGGAGCGTGTGCGGAAGTGAGCTCTGCAACTGCAACTATTACCGTGGATCCTACTTCGGTAGGTGGAAGTATTGCGGGAAGTACCAATGTCTGTACGGGAACCAACTCAACAACACTTACCCTAAGTGGACATACAGGAAACATCATCCGTTGGGAGAGTTCTACCGATAACTTTACCACTGATACCGATATCGCCAATACCACCACTACCTTAACAGCGACCAACCTAACGGCTACCACACAATATCGTGCAGTAGTACAAAGTGGAGCGTGTGCGGAAGTGAGATCTGCAACTGCAACTATTACCGTGGATCCTACTTCGGTAGGTGGAAGTATTGCGGGAAGTACCAATGTCTGTACGGGAACCAACTCAACAACACTTACCCTAAGTGGACATACAGGAAACATCATCCGTTGGGAGAGTTCTACCGATAACTTTACCACTGATACCGATATCGCCAATACCACCACTACCTTAACAGCGACCAACCTAACGGCTACCACACAATATCGTGCGGTAGTACAAAGTGGAGCGTGTGCGGAAGTGAGCTCTGCAACTGCAACTATTACCGTGGATCCTACTTCGGTAGGTGGAAGTATTGCGGGAAGTACCAATGTCTGTACGGGAACCAACTCAACAACACTTACCCTAAGTGGACATACAGGAAACATCATCCGTTGGGAGAGTTCTACCGATAACTTTACCACTGATACCGATATCGCCAATACCACCACTACCTTAACAGCGACCAACCTAACGGCTACCACACAATATCGTGCAGTAGTACAAAGTGGAGCGTGTGCGGAAGTGAGATCTGCAACTGCAACTATTACTGTAGGAGGAGTAGTTAACTTAGCTATAAATGATATCACCGCAGACAATATTGTCAATGCTGCAGAAGCAGGAACAACTATTCCAGTAAGCGGAACCGTAGGAGGCGACTTCAACACAGGCGACACCGTAACATTAACAATCAACGGAAACACCTATACCAGAACGGTAGATGCCAGTGGGAACTACAGCATTGATGTCCCAGGATCAGACTTAGCAGCCGACCCAGATATCACTGTAGAGGCTAGTTTCCTGTCATATGCAACTTGCTCCGCCAACACGAATCATGTTTATGATATAGACACGACCGCTCCAGTACCTACCATTAGTGTAGACAACATAACGGCAGACAATATTATCAATGCAGCAGAAGCAGGAACGAACATTCCAGTAACCGGAACAGTAGGAGGTGATTTTAATACAGGAGACACCGTAACCCTAACAATTAACGGGAATACCTATACCGGTACCGTAGACGCTAGTGGAAACTATAGCATCAGTGTCCCTGGTTCAGAATTAGCAGCCGACCCAGATACCACTGTAGAGGCAAGTGTTACGACAACAGATATTGCTGGAAATACTGCTTCAGCTACAGATGCTCATCTGTACAATGTAGATACCACAGCTCCTACCCTTTCTATTGTTATTGATGACATCACTCCAGACAATATCATTGACGCAACAGAAGCAGGAATGAACATTCCAGTAACCGGAACTGTAAGTGGAGATTTTAATACAGGAGACACGGTAACTCTAACAATCAACGGAAATACCTATACTGGTACCGTAGACGCTAGTGGAAATTACAGTATTAGTGTGCCAGGTTCAGAATTAGCAGCCGATCCTGATACCACTGTAGAAGCAAGTGTTACGACAATAGATACTACTGGAAATACTGCTTCAGCTACAGATACTCATCTATACAGTTTATTAGATTCTGATAATGATGGAGTTCCAGACATCACCGATATTGATGATGATAATGATGGAATTTTGGATATTGATGAAGGGGATGGCAACACAGATACTGATGAAGACGGGATTCCTGATAGTCTTGATAGCGATAGTGATAATGATGGAGTTCCTGATGTTATTGAAGGAAATGATAGTAATAGTGATGGAGTACCTGACAGCCTTCCTTCTGGCAATGATTCAGATGGAGATGGTTTGGATGATACTTATGACACAGATAACGGAGGCACTCCTGTAGACATTCCTGATAATGATGGAGATGGTATTCCAGATTTTCAAGATATTGATGATGATAACGACGGTATTAATACTTCAGATGAAAATCCCGGAGACCCTGACCCAACAACTAACGATGCTCTTGACACCGATGATAATGGTATTCCTGACTACCTAGACCCTAATACAAAACCCTGTGGTACTCCCTATAATATCATGACTCCTGGTAGTGATGGTGATAATGATATTTTCTTTATCTCTTGTGTAGATAGACCTGAATACAGTAACAATACTGTTGAAATCTTTAATAGATGGGGAAATACTGTATACAAAGCTTCTGGCTATAATAATAGAGATATTGTTTTTAAAGGGATATCTAATGGACGAACAACAATTAATGTTGATGAAAAATTACCTTCAGGCACCTATTTTTATGTTATCGATTTAGGTGATGGATCAAAACCAAAAGTAGGCTGGTTATACATTAATAGATAA
- a CDS encoding PorP/SprF family type IX secretion system membrane protein, whose amino-acid sequence MKLKHLCTLIFLVQILINANAQQDPQYTQYMYNTMSVNPAYAGSSGHTIINALARTQWVGVEGAPDTQTLSFDTPLGFSGVGLGINLTNDRIGPANEFFLDINASYTVRTSDEGNLAFGLKLGGRHLNVDWSKGLVKDRDDKSLTGNINKLLPTIGAGIYYYTSNWYLGAAIPNFISTDHYDDSNNGGDIAKERIHLFLIGGYVFNLNESIKFKPAFLTKIVSGAPLSLDVSANFLFNEKFTAGIAWRWDDSISALIGLQASRNLHIGLAYDLTTSNYSNYNSGTYELMIKWEIFKEPAMKSPRFF is encoded by the coding sequence ATGAAATTAAAACACTTATGCACATTAATATTCCTAGTTCAAATATTAATAAATGCAAATGCTCAACAAGACCCTCAATACACCCAATATATGTATAACACAATGAGTGTAAACCCTGCATATGCTGGATCAAGCGGACATACTATAATAAATGCACTCGCAAGAACTCAATGGGTTGGTGTTGAAGGGGCTCCAGACACCCAAACATTAAGTTTTGACACTCCGTTAGGTTTTAGCGGAGTTGGACTAGGTATTAATCTAACTAACGATAGAATAGGGCCTGCTAATGAATTTTTTTTAGATATTAATGCTTCTTATACAGTTCGTACCAGTGATGAGGGTAATTTGGCTTTTGGATTAAAACTTGGAGGAAGGCATTTAAATGTTGACTGGAGCAAGGGGCTTGTTAAGGACAGAGATGATAAGAGCTTAACGGGTAATATTAATAAACTTTTACCAACCATTGGAGCAGGTATTTATTATTACACTTCCAACTGGTATTTAGGAGCTGCTATCCCTAACTTTATTAGTACTGATCATTATGATGATTCTAATAATGGAGGGGATATTGCAAAAGAACGAATACACTTATTTCTAATTGGTGGATATGTATTTAATTTAAACGAAAGTATTAAGTTTAAACCTGCATTTTTAACGAAAATTGTAAGTGGAGCACCTCTATCATTAGATGTATCTGCTAACTTTCTTTTCAATGAAAAATTTACAGCTGGTATCGCTTGGAGATGGGACGATTCTATTAGTGCTCTAATAGGTCTTCAAGCTTCCAGAAATTTACACATAGGATTGGCTTATGACCTCACCACCTCTAATTACAGCAACTACAACTCTGGAACCTATGAATTAATGATAAAGTGGGAAATTTTCAAAGAACCTGCAATGAAATCTCCTAGGTTTTTTTAA
- a CDS encoding OmpA family protein encodes MKKAIYFLLIIAFIPTTISGQRKYAANKYFEEFSYKKSAELYQTIYNKGDNSYTVLSRLGDSYYFNFEYTLAEKNYQELMKLYEDTAKPQHIFRYAQVLKTNSKVKESDKWLLKLNKNDSRVKALEENTNYFVEYSNRDKTYINIHNLSSNTSYSDFGGSIYGNYLYFSSTQPKTEKDKKLYRWNKQPYLNIYKAKQSTDSIKILDVEKPILLKGLSTKYHESNIVISKDGKTAYFTRDNFDGKRLVGDENNISHLKIYKTTKKGNIWGEVKELPFNSNNFSCGHPALSPDEKTLYFVSDMPNGYGGTDIYKIAILKNDAFGKPENLGKTINTESKEMFPFIGNDNVLYFSSDGHIGLGGLDVFEVKITNNSYTKPVNLGSPVNSPFDDFAFIINDKHTQGYFSSNRKEGKGDDDIYSFKIYDCKENIKGVISDSRTGTPIPNAIVQLINKQGKPILTKTTNKDGSYLFEKVDCEKSFVVVASKKDYRNSQKNTKTLDINKRLITENIQLESLIIDDQIIINPIYFDFDLYNIREDAEYELEHIVSVLKDNPDISLRIESHTDSRGSQTYNKLLSDKRAKSTRDYILSRGISSKRIKSAIGYGEEQLLNNCNDLNQNKCTEKEHQLNRRSYFYIEKK; translated from the coding sequence ATGAAAAAAGCAATATATTTTTTACTTATAATAGCATTTATACCGACCACTATTAGCGGTCAGCGAAAGTATGCTGCCAATAAGTATTTTGAAGAGTTTTCTTATAAAAAATCTGCTGAATTATATCAAACTATTTACAATAAAGGAGATAATTCTTATACTGTATTAAGTAGATTGGGAGATTCGTATTACTTTAATTTTGAGTACACTTTGGCAGAAAAAAACTATCAAGAGCTAATGAAATTATACGAAGACACTGCCAAACCCCAACATATATTTAGGTATGCTCAGGTTTTAAAAACCAATAGTAAGGTAAAAGAATCTGACAAATGGTTATTAAAGCTAAATAAAAATGATAGTCGAGTAAAAGCTCTAGAAGAAAATACTAATTATTTTGTTGAATACTCTAATCGAGACAAAACATATATAAATATTCACAACCTATCTAGCAACACTTCTTATTCAGACTTTGGAGGGTCTATTTATGGTAATTATTTATACTTTTCTTCAACTCAACCTAAAACAGAAAAAGACAAAAAACTCTATAGATGGAATAAACAACCATATTTAAACATTTATAAAGCAAAACAAAGTACCGACTCTATTAAAATTTTGGATGTAGAGAAACCTATCCTTCTTAAAGGGTTAAGCACTAAATATCACGAATCAAACATTGTTATTTCTAAAGATGGAAAAACAGCTTATTTTACTAGAGACAATTTTGATGGTAAGCGATTAGTTGGAGATGAAAATAATATTTCCCATCTTAAAATTTATAAGACTACTAAAAAAGGAAATATTTGGGGTGAGGTGAAAGAACTTCCTTTTAATAGTAATAATTTTTCTTGCGGACATCCCGCCCTCAGCCCTGACGAAAAAACACTTTACTTTGTTTCTGATATGCCTAACGGCTACGGAGGCACCGATATTTATAAAATAGCAATTTTGAAAAATGATGCTTTTGGAAAACCTGAAAACCTTGGTAAGACTATTAATACAGAAAGCAAAGAAATGTTTCCTTTTATAGGAAATGATAATGTTTTGTATTTTTCTTCTGATGGACATATTGGCTTAGGAGGTTTAGATGTTTTTGAGGTAAAAATCACGAATAACTCTTATACAAAACCAGTAAATTTAGGAAGCCCTGTAAATAGTCCTTTTGATGATTTTGCTTTCATTATTAACGACAAACATACTCAAGGTTACTTTTCTTCCAACAGAAAAGAAGGTAAGGGAGATGATGATATTTATAGTTTTAAAATATACGACTGTAAAGAGAATATTAAAGGAGTTATATCAGACTCAAGAACAGGTACACCTATTCCCAATGCTATCGTTCAGCTTATAAACAAACAAGGAAAGCCCATTTTGACTAAAACAACCAATAAAGATGGTAGTTATTTATTTGAAAAAGTAGATTGTGAAAAAAGTTTTGTAGTCGTTGCCTCAAAAAAAGATTACCGAAATTCTCAAAAAAACACAAAAACACTTGACATTAACAAAAGGTTAATTACTGAGAACATCCAACTTGAATCTTTAATAATAGATGATCAAATTATTATAAATCCTATTTACTTTGATTTTGACCTGTATAATATTCGTGAAGACGCCGAATATGAATTAGAACATATCGTTTCTGTATTAAAAGACAACCCTGATATAAGTTTAAGAATTGAGTCTCATACAGATAGTAGAGGATCGCAAACATATAATAAATTATTATCAGACAAAAGAGCCAAATCTACAAGAGACTATATATTATCAAGAGGTATTTCTTCTAAAAGAATAAAAAGTGCTATTGGTTATGGCGAAGAACAGCTGTTAAACAACTGTAATGACTTAAATCAAAATAAGTGTACCGAAAAAGAACACCAACTAAACAGAAGATCATATTTCTATATAGAAAAAAAGTAA
- a CDS encoding helix-turn-helix domain-containing protein: MTQADLLKVNLKALTIFNANDTMLTVDGCAKYLKVHPNTVKNRIHKNTIQAIFQDGKYHIPKIQFLEKIVESFEQ; this comes from the coding sequence ATGACCCAAGCAGACTTATTAAAAGTAAACCTTAAAGCCTTAACCATTTTTAATGCCAATGATACGATGCTTACTGTAGATGGTTGCGCAAAGTATTTAAAGGTACACCCTAATACGGTTAAAAACCGCATCCATAAAAACACCATTCAAGCAATCTTTCAAGACGGTAAATACCATATCCCTAAAATTCAATTTTTAGAAAAGATAGTAGAGAGTTTTGAACAATAA
- a CDS encoding tyrosine-type recombinase/integrase: protein MYFYLKQPKSDKATVIDLIYHLKAEKKNFKYSTGQKIIPADWDFSARYPKLKRGASGKKNKQIALVLDNYRKHLEDAISDFKIQNRHLTREDLKLIFEKKFNANYKDDKIPFNVKDAIEVFIENKKKGGGVSDNWKKKYTNLKNKITLFDVYKKRQTVFTDLNENWLDAYCGFLRDFPNLVDKKKAKEIKSIVPKVGQSDNTLYRHVNLLFTFLKWVRKNYKIEIQELTNPVDEYDTDDIHLTDEEIKKIERVYLRSEVLQRARDIFLIGVYSGQRFSDYSVFEKEDIVQTKKGEIIIKRADKTEKESFIPLHNKLRVLLDRFDWKIPQMSTQKFNPYIKEVCMRAKINNIVKKTTHRGNKKEVEYQEKWKMVVSHTARRTFITLSSEKGMPDHIIMKITGIRNTETLAKYKKTSQDSVFDYMNITWG from the coding sequence ATGTATTTTTATCTTAAACAACCCAAGTCAGACAAAGCTACAGTAATTGATTTAATTTATCATTTAAAAGCTGAAAAGAAAAACTTCAAATACAGTACAGGACAAAAAATAATTCCTGCGGATTGGGATTTCTCTGCCCGATACCCAAAATTAAAACGTGGAGCATCTGGAAAAAAGAATAAACAAATAGCTCTTGTTTTGGATAATTATAGGAAACATTTAGAAGATGCGATTTCTGATTTTAAAATTCAAAACCGACATTTAACAAGAGAAGATTTAAAACTAATTTTTGAGAAAAAATTTAATGCAAATTATAAGGATGATAAGATACCTTTTAATGTTAAAGATGCTATTGAAGTATTTATTGAAAATAAGAAAAAAGGAGGTGGAGTGTCGGATAATTGGAAGAAGAAATATACCAATTTAAAGAATAAGATAACCTTATTTGATGTTTATAAGAAAAGGCAAACAGTTTTTACAGATTTAAACGAAAATTGGTTAGATGCTTATTGCGGTTTTTTACGTGATTTCCCGAACTTGGTAGATAAGAAAAAAGCTAAAGAAATAAAGTCTATAGTTCCAAAAGTAGGTCAATCAGACAATACATTATATAGGCATGTTAATTTATTATTCACATTTTTAAAATGGGTAAGAAAAAATTATAAAATTGAAATTCAGGAATTAACAAATCCAGTTGATGAATACGATACCGATGATATTCATTTGACAGACGAAGAAATAAAGAAAATAGAAAGGGTTTATTTAAGAAGTGAAGTTCTACAGAGAGCTAGAGATATTTTTTTGATAGGTGTATATTCAGGACAACGCTTTTCGGATTATTCTGTTTTTGAAAAAGAAGATATAGTGCAAACTAAAAAAGGAGAAATAATAATCAAAAGGGCAGATAAAACAGAAAAAGAAAGTTTTATTCCCTTGCATAATAAATTAAGGGTATTATTGGATAGGTTTGATTGGAAAATACCTCAAATGTCTACACAAAAATTTAATCCATACATTAAGGAAGTGTGTATGAGGGCTAAAATTAATAATATAGTAAAGAAAACTACGCATAGAGGGAATAAAAAAGAAGTTGAGTATCAGGAAAAGTGGAAAATGGTAGTCAGCCACACAGCGAGAAGAACGTTCATAACATTATCTTCGGAAAAAGGAATGCCCGACCACATCATTATGAAAATTACAGGGATAAGGAATACAGAAACTTTAGCCAAGTATAAAAAAACAAGTCAAGACTCTGTATTTGATTATATGAATATTACTTGGGGTTAA